Genomic window (Saccharothrix australiensis):
CTGGACGCCGACGTCTCGTCGTCCTTCTTCCGGGCGGGCGCCCCGGTGTGCTTGGACAGGCCCTCGGCCTGCGCGCTGTAGGCCCGGCCGAAACCGATCTTGCGGCCGAAGCCGGGGTCGGCCGACACCGCCACGGCCACGCCGATCTGCGGGTAGTAACCGGTGATCAGGCCGCACGCCCGCGTGATCGCCGCGTCGGCCAGCGGCTCGGCGGTGCCGGGCGCGAGCACCACCAGGTACCGCAGCGTGGGACCCGGTTGGACGCAGCCGGAGACGGCGGACGGCTCGTGTTCCGGCACGGTGGCGTGCGCGGGCGTCGCGGTGCTGCCGGTCGCGAGCAGCGCCGCGCCGACCGCGACCGCTCCGACGCGGCGGAGCAGAGGCACGGGGGACCTCCAGTGCTGGGCCACCGATCGACCACGGCGGCGGCCGTCAACGGGATCTCTGTCGCCGGACGGTAGCCAGGCGCGGCGAACCAGACAAGCTCAACGGTGTCGAAGGCCACCAAGGTACCGTCCCGCTGGAGTAGAAGCGTGGACCGTTGGGGTGCTCACCCCGACGGATCACCACCCGTACCCAAGGGGAGTAGCACTGAGCCGCCAGCAGCAGCCCAACCCGTCGGCCGCACCGGTCCAGAAGCTCCGGCTGCGCTACGCCAAGCGCGGTCGGTTGCGGTTCACGTCGCACCGCGACATCGCGCGCACCTTCGAACGCGCCCTCCGGCGGGCGGGCGTGCCGATGGCCTACTCGCAGGGTTTCAGCCCGCACCCGAAGGTCTCCTGGGTCGGCGCCGCGCCGACCGGCGTGGCCAGCGAGGCCGAGTACGTCGAGGTCCAGGTCGTGGAGCCGGTCGACCCGGACGCGCTGCGGACCGCGTTGGACGCCGTGCTGCCGCCGGGCCTGGACGTGGTCGAGGTGGTGCAGGCCGCGGGCGGCACGCTGCCCGAGCGCATCGAGGCGAGCGCCTGGCAGGTGGAACTGCCCGGCATCTCACCCGAACAGTTGAACGACGCCGTGACGGCGTTCCTCGCGGCGGACTCCGTCGAGGTGGAACGGCTCACGAAGGACGGCAAGAAGGTGATCGACGTCCGGCCCGCCGTGGTGTCCGCCACCGTGCGGTCCGCCGAGCCGGAGGCGCCTGGGTCACCCCAGGTCGGGGTGCATTCGAGCGACGCGGGACACGATGCACGGGATTTGTCACAACCGTGTGGGATACTCGTGACGGTCGTACGGCAGACAACGCCTACCGTTCGACCCGACGACGTGCTGAGCGCGCTCCGAGTCGTCGCCGACCTGGTTCCGCCGGTGCCCGCGAAGGCGACCCGGATGGCGCAGGGGCGGCTCGACGACCAAGGCCACTTGGTCGACCCGCTCGCCCCTGACCGGGCGGCGGAGGTCTGATCCGGCTGCCGCCGGAGCGGCGCTGACGGCGTCGTCGCGGGAGAAAGGCCCTGCTGTGCCGTGCGCACAGCGTGAAACACAGGATTCCCGCCGCCAGCCGCGGCGGTGAGTGGACAAGAGAGGCCCCTGCGCGGCCGCGTCTCCCCAGACGCGCCCGGGGGCGGAGGAGCTGCATGTCGAACACGAACAAGCCCGCCGGCGCCGGCGGGGGTAACGCCACATCCGCGCACCCCGCGCTGGCGGATCTGCCGGCCAAGCTGCGCGTGCACGCGCTGGCGAAGCTGCTGGGCACCAGCAGCAAGGACGTCGTGGCGGCGCTCGCCGACCTGGGCGAGACCGTCAAGGGCGCCCAGTCCAGCGTGAGCCGCGATCTGGCGCTCAAAGTCGCCGAGAGCCTGCTGAACTGGGACGACATCGTCACCGGCGAGGTCGACGAAGCCACCGAGGAACCGGCCGTGCCGGTCCGCGAGGCCGCCGCGCTCGCGCCGCTGTTCGCGCCGCCGTCCGCGGTGTTCCTGCCGCCCACCCCGGTCGCCGCCCCGGCGCCCGTCGTGGTGGAGGAGGAGCCCGAGGAGGAGCACGCCGAGGACGCGTCCGCCGACGACGCCGGTGACGAGGGCGAAGGCCGCCGCCGCCGTCGTCGTGGCCGGCGTGGTCGCGGTCGGGGCAAGGGCGTGGGTGAGGACGGTCACGGCGACGACGAGTCCGCCGAGGAGCCCGCCGAGGCGGAGGCCGAGGAGCCCGCCGCCGAGGAGGAGGGCCCGTCGGACGAGGAGTCGGACGGCGGCACCAGCCGTCGCCGCCGCCGTCGTCGGCGCCGCAAGGTCGGCGCGGACGACGAGGCCGCGCCCAGCGAGGACGACCCGCCGAACACCGTCGTGCACGTCCGCGAGGTCCGCGACGCGCGGGACGACAAGGCCGACTCCGAAGCCGCCCAGAACGAGGTGCGCAGCGTGCGCGGCTCGACCCGGCTGGAGGCCAAGCGCCAGCGCCGCCGGGACGGCCGCGAGGCCGGTCGCCGGCGTGCCCCGGTGCTGTCCGAGTCCGAGTTCCTGGCGCGCCGCGAGGCCGTCGAGCGCACGATGGTGGTCCGCGAGCGCGGCGACCGCACCCAGATCGGTGTCCTGGAGGACGGCGTGCTCGTGGAGCACTTCGTGACCTCGGCCGGCACCGGTTCGCTGGTCGGCAACGTCTACCTGGGCCGCGTGCAGAACGTCCTGCCCTCGATGGAGGCGGCGTTCATCGACATCGGCCGCGGCCGGAACGCGGTGCTGTACGCGGGCGAGGTCGACTGGGACGCGGCCGGCCTGGAGGGCAAGGCGCGCAAGATCGAGCAGGCGCTCTCCACCGGCGACAGCGTCCTGGTGCAGGTCACCAAGGACCCGGTCGGCCACAAGGGTGCCCGCCTGACCACGCAGATCAGCCTGCCCGGCCGGTTCCTGGTGTACGTGCCGGGCGGCGGCGCGACGGGCATCAGCCGCAAGCTGCCCGACAACGAGCGCAAGCGGCTCAAGGACATCCTCAAGCGCGTCGTCCCCGAGGACGCCGGCGTGATCATCCGCACCGCCTCGGAGGGCATCGCCGAGGAGGAGCTGGCCCGCGACGTGACGCGCCTCCAGGCGCAGTGGCAGGTCATCAAGGAGAAGGCCGACGTGCCCAAGGCGCAGGCGCCGCAGCTGCTGTACGAAGAGCCGGACCTGCTGGTGAAGGTCGTGCGCGACCTGTTCACCGAGGACTTCTCGGCGCTCATCGTCCAGGGTGCGGACGCGTGGGACACGATCGACGCCTACGTGCGCCACGTGGCGCCCGACCTCCAGGACCGGCTGCGCAGGCACGTCGGCAACAACGACGTGTTCGTCGAGCACCGCATCGACGAGCAGCTGCTCAAGGCGCTGGACCGCAAGGTCTGGCTGCCGTCCGGCGGCTACCTGGTGATCGACCGGACCGAAGCGATGACGGTCATCGACGTGAACACCGGCAAGTTCACCGGATCGGGTGGCAACCTCGAGGAGACGGTGACCCGCAACAACCTGGAGGCGGCGGAGGAGATCGTCCGCCAGCTCCGGCTGCGGGACGTCGGCGGCATCATCGTGATCGACTTCATCGACATGGTCCTGGAGTCGAACCGCGACCTGGTGCTGCGCCGGCTGACCGAGTGCCTCGGCCGTGACCGGACGCGCCACCAGGTGGCTGAGGTGACGTCGCTCGGCCTGGTCCAGATGACCCGCAAGCGGGTCGGTACGGGCCTGCTGGAGGCGTTCTCGACCACGTGCGAGCACTGCCGCGGGCGTGGCCTGGTCGTGTCGACCGAGCCGGTCCACTCGCACGGCCCGGCCAACGGCCAAGGCCAGCAGCAACAGCAGCAGGGCGGTCGCAAGTCCCGGCGCGGCAAGGCCGTGGAGGCGCCCGAGCCGGTGGCCGAGGTCGTGGTCGAGCCGACGGAGGAGCCCGAGGCGGTCGCCGAGCAGCCCGCGTCGGAGGAGCCGATCGCGGCTGTCGTGGAGGAGGCGGCCGTCGAGCCCAAGCGCGAACGCCGCCAGCGCCGCCGCGCCCGCCGGGAGGCCGGTGCGGTGGTCCGCCACGAGAGCGCGGGCGGGCAGCCCGTGGACGCCGGCACGACTCAGGCGGACGCGGAAGCCCAGGCCGGGCGGGGGACGGACGAGCCCGGTCGGGCCGCGCGGAGCGAGGGCGAGCGCCCGGCCGCCGAGCCCGCTGTGACCGAGCCCGCTGTGACCAAGCAGACTAAGCAGGCTGTGACCGAGCAGGCCGTGACCGAGCCGGTGGCCACCGAAGCTGCGGCTGTCGAGCCCGCCGCTGTCGAGCCCACGGCCACCGGGTCCGCGGCCACCGGGTCCGAGGCGGTCCGGCCCGGCGCCGAGCCCACCGCGGTCGAACGGCCCGAGCCGGTCGCGGCCCGGACGGACTCGCCGGCCACGTCGGCCGCCGAGCCTGGTGTCGTCGCCGAGCCCGGTGCGGCCCAGCCCGCCGCAGGCGAGTCCGCCGCGGTCGAGTCCGGTGTGACCCAGTCCGGTGCGACCCAGCCCGGCTCGGTCCAGTCCGGGCCCGTCCAGCCCGTCGCGCCCGCTCGGCAGGAGGTGGCAGCGGCCGAGGTCCCGCCCACCGCACCCGAGCCGTCCGTCCGGCCCGACGCGGGCGAACCGGCGGCCGAGCCGCACATCGCGCCGCCCACCCAGGTCGGCACGGCGGAGGCCAACGCGGCCGACCAGTCGCTGAACGGCCACGGCGAGCCCGTGGCGGCCACCCGCCGCCGTCCGCGCCGAGCCGCCTCACGGCCCGCCGGCCCGCCGCTGGGCGCGGTCAAGGAGAGCTGAACCGCCACCGGGTGTGGCCTCGGGGAACCGGGGCCACACCGGCGGTGAGCTGCGCGAACGGGTCGGACCCACCCCGGTTTGACCCCGCAGTCCACCGCCACGTAACCTGATACACGGCCCGCCGTCCGGTGGGTCCTGTCGTGCGAAGCCCAGTTTCCGCGAATATCCGTGGCACTGCGGCGCGCGTGGCCCCGTCCCGTCGAGTAGCAGGAGACTTCCGTCCCGATGTACGCGATCGTCAAGACCGGCGGCAAGCAGTACAAGGTGGCTGTCGGCGACGTCATCGAGGTCGAGAAGCTCGAGGGCGAGCCGGACACCGAGATCACGTTCGCGGCGCCGCTCCTCGTGGTGGACGGCTCTGACGTCACCTCCGCCGCCGACGCCCTGGCGAAGATCTCGGTGACCGGCAAGGTCGTCGAGCAGACCAAGGGTCCCAAGATCCGCATCCACAAGTTCAAGAACAAGACCGGCTACCACAAGCGCCAGGGTCACCGCCAGAAGCTGACCCGCGTCGAGGTCACCGGCATCACCGGTAAGTGAGGATCTGACTAGCCATGGCACACAAGAAGGGTGCATCCAGCTCCCGCAACGGCCGTGACTCGAACCCCCAGTACCTCGGGGTCAAGCGGTTCGGCGGTCAGGTCGTCAAGGCCGGCGAGATCCTGATCCGCCAGCGCGGCACCAAGTTCCACCCCGGCGTGAACGTCGGTCGCGGCAAGGACGACACCCTGTTCGCCCTCACCCCCGGTGCGGTCGAGTTCGGCGTCAAGCGCGGCCGCAAGACCGTGAACATCGTCCCGGTCGAGTCCGCCGCCTGAGTACGTCCCTTCTGAGCGCCGTGTGTCCGCGGGAATGCGCGGACCACGGCGCTCAGTAGTGTTTAGAGAGTCAGTCCGCACCTAGCGCTTGGAAGTGATTCCCGTGTCCCGTTTTGTCGACCGGGTGGTGATCCACGTTGCCGCCGGCGATGGCGGTAACGGGGTCGCCTCCGTGCACCGCGAGAAGTTCAAGCCGTTGGGCGGCCCCGACGGGGGCAACGGCGGCAAGGGCGGCGACGTCGTCCTGGTCGTCGACTCGCAGGTGCACACCCTGCTGGACTTCCACTTCCGCCCGAACGCGTCCGCCGGCAACGGCAAGGGCGGCCAGGGCGGCAACCGCGACGGCGCGAACGGCGCGGACCTGGAGCTGCGCGTGCCCGACGGCACCGTGGTCCTCACGCCCGAGGGTGAAGTCCTGGCGGACCTCACCGGCGAGGGCACGCGGCTCATCGCCGCCCAGGGCGGTCGCGGCGGGCTGGGCAACGCGTCCCTCGCCTCCAAGGCGCGGAAAGCCCCCGGCTTCGCCCTGCTGGGTGAACCCGGCGAGGAGCACGACCTCGTCCTGGAGCTGAAGTCCGTCGCCGACGTCGGCCTGCTCGGCTTCCCGTCGGCGGGCAAGTCGTCGCTGATCTCGGTGCTGTCCGCGGCCAAGCCGAAGATCGCCGACTACCCGTTCACCACGCTGGTGCCCAACCTGGGCGTGATCACCGGCGGCGACACCATCTTCACGATGGCCGACGTGCCCGGCCTGATCCCCGGCGCGTCCGAGGGCAAGGGCCTCGGCCTGGACTTCCTGCGCCACATCGAGCGCTGCGCGGTGCTCGTGCACGTGGTCGACTGCGCCACCTACGAAGCCGGCCGCGACCCGCTGTCCGACATCGACGCGCTGGAAGCCGAACTCGCGAAGTACACCCCGTCGCTGGCCGACGACCTGGCCGAGCGCCCGCGCGTGGTGGTGCTGAACAAGATCGACATCCCGGAGGCGCGGGACTTGGCGGAGATCGTGCGCCCCGACATCGAGGCCCGCGGGCTGCCGGTGTTCGAGGTGTCCACGGCCAGCCGGGAGGGCTTGCGCGAACTGACCTTCGCGCTGGCCCGCGTGGTCGAGGAGTACCGGGCGTCGCGCCCCAAGCAGGAGGCGACCCGGATCGTGCTGCGGCCGACCGCCGTGGACGACGCGGGCTTCACCGTGGTCGAGGACCCGCAGGAACCGGGCGGGTTCATCGTGCGCGGCGAACGCCCCGAGCGGTGGATCCGCCAGACCGACTTCAGCAACGACGAGGCCGTCGGCTACCTCGCGGACCGGCTGGCCCGGTTGGGCGTCGAGGACGTGCTGGTCAAGAAGGGCGCGGTGCCCGGCTGCCAGGTCACCATCGGCGACCTGGTGTTCGACTGGGAACCGTCCACGCCGGCCGGTATCGCGATGACGATGACCGGTCGCGGCACGGACGCCCGGCTGGAGGCCAACCACCGCGTCGGCGCGTCCGAGCGGTTGGCGGCGAAGAAGGCGCGGCGGCTGCCCGGCGACTATGAGGACTTCGAAGAGGACGAGTGATCGGGTCGGAGTTGTCCCTGGCCCGGCAGGCTGTGTCGGCGGCGGGCCGGGTCGTGGTGAAGGTCGGGTCGTCGTCGCTGACCACGGCCGAGGGCGGCCTGGACCGCTCCCGGCTGGACGCCCTGGTGGACGCCGTCGCCGCCCGCTGCGCGGCGGGCAGCCAGGTGGTGCTCGTGTCGTCCGGTGCGATCGCGGCCGGCCTGGCGCCCCTCGGCGTGCCCCGGCGGCCCCGTGACCTGGCGACCCAGCAGGCGGCGGCGAGCGTCGGGCAGCTCACGCTGGCGCACGCCTACGCGAACTCGTTCGGCCGGTACTCGCTGACCGTCGGCCAGGTCCTGCTCACCGCGGACGACGTGGTGCGCCGCTCGCACTACCGCAACGCGCAGCGCACCTTCTCCCGCCTGCTGGCCCTGGGCGCGGTGCCGGTGGTGAACGAGAACGACACCGTCGCCACCGAGGAGATCCGGTTCGGCGACAACGACCGGCTGGCCGCGCTGGTGGCGCACCTGGTCGGGGCGGACGCCCTGGTCCTGCTGTCCGACGTCGACGCCCTGTACGACGGCGATCCCCGGCTCCCCGGCGCACAACGCGTTACCGAGGTGACCGGCGCGGCCGACGTAGACGGTGTGCGGGCGGGCTCGGTCGGCGCGTCCGGTCTCGGCACCGGCGGAATGGCCTCCAAGCTCGCCGCTGCGCGCCTGGCGGCGTCGGCGGGTGTTCCGGTGCTGCTCGCGGGTGCGGCGGACGCCGTGCGAGCCCTCGGCGCGGCGGACGTCGGCACGGCGTTCGCGACCACCGGACCACGGCTGTCGGCGCGCCGCTTCTGGCTCGGCCACGCCGCCGACGCGACCGGCCGGCTCACCCTGGACGACGGCGCGGTGGCGGCGGTCGTCGGCCGCCGCCGGTCACTGCTCGCGGCCGGCATCACCTCGGTCGAGGGCGTGTTCGAGGCGGGCGACGTGGTCGAGCTGGTCGACCTGTCCGGCCGGGTGGTCGCGCGCGGCGTGGTCGGCTTCGACGCGGGTGAGCTGCCCGCGCTGATCGGCCGGTCGAGCCACGACCTGCCCGCCGAACAACGCCGCGAGGTCGTCCACGCCGACGACCTCGTCCCGCTGCCGACGCAGTAGCGAACCCTCTGACGGCGCTCGCGGAAAACACGAACAGCGGCCCGTTCCGGCCGACCTTGGCGCGCTGATCGGAACGCGGGCGAGGACCGTGCCCGTGGAGGCGCCCGGTGCCGGCGACCGGGTGCCGGGAACCCGCCACGACGTGCCGGACCTGAGGGGCACGCCTCAGCGCAACTCGCTGTTCCTCGTTTCGGGCAACGTGAGGATGACCGCGAACGCGATCGCCGCGGCCACCGCCACGTACCAGAAGAACGTCGTGCCCGGCAGGATCTTGATGACCAGCGGAGCCGTGCCGCCGAACAACGCGACCGTCAGGTTGTACCAGGCGCCGATCCCCAACCCCCGCAGCTCGGTCGGGAACAGCTCGCTCATCACGGCGGGCGCGATCGACGTCATCGCCGTGTAGAGCCCGAGCCCCACGCAGAACACCACGACCAACCCGCCGAGGCCGGGCCCGATCAACGCCGACAACGGCACGACCAGCGCCGCCGTCGCCGCCGACCACACCAGCAGCTGCGGCTTGCGCCCGATCCGGTCCGACAGCGCACCCATCGGGTACTGGAGGGCGATGAACAGGACCGTGGCGATGGACAAGGCCAGGAACACGTCCACCGGGTCCGCCTTGCGCGTGGTCACCGCGAACGGCGTCAGCGCGCTGAAGAACGTGTAGTAGCACAACGTGGACAGCATGCTGAAGCCCACCAACCGCCCCACTGCCTTGGGATGGTGCCGCAACGTCGCCACCAACGGCCGCCGCAGCTG
Coding sequences:
- the rplU gene encoding 50S ribosomal protein L21, which encodes MYAIVKTGGKQYKVAVGDVIEVEKLEGEPDTEITFAAPLLVVDGSDVTSAADALAKISVTGKVVEQTKGPKIRIHKFKNKTGYHKRQGHRQKLTRVEVTGITGK
- a CDS encoding TIGR03936 family radical SAM-associated protein, yielding MRYAKRGRLRFTSHRDIARTFERALRRAGVPMAYSQGFSPHPKVSWVGAAPTGVASEAEYVEVQVVEPVDPDALRTALDAVLPPGLDVVEVVQAAGGTLPERIEASAWQVELPGISPEQLNDAVTAFLAADSVEVERLTKDGKKVIDVRPAVVSATVRSAEPEAPGSPQVGVHSSDAGHDARDLSQPCGILVTVVRQTTPTVRPDDVLSALRVVADLVPPVPAKATRMAQGRLDDQGHLVDPLAPDRAAEV
- the obgE gene encoding GTPase ObgE; translation: MSRFVDRVVIHVAAGDGGNGVASVHREKFKPLGGPDGGNGGKGGDVVLVVDSQVHTLLDFHFRPNASAGNGKGGQGGNRDGANGADLELRVPDGTVVLTPEGEVLADLTGEGTRLIAAQGGRGGLGNASLASKARKAPGFALLGEPGEEHDLVLELKSVADVGLLGFPSAGKSSLISVLSAAKPKIADYPFTTLVPNLGVITGGDTIFTMADVPGLIPGASEGKGLGLDFLRHIERCAVLVHVVDCATYEAGRDPLSDIDALEAELAKYTPSLADDLAERPRVVVLNKIDIPEARDLAEIVRPDIEARGLPVFEVSTASREGLRELTFALARVVEEYRASRPKQEATRIVLRPTAVDDAGFTVVEDPQEPGGFIVRGERPERWIRQTDFSNDEAVGYLADRLARLGVEDVLVKKGAVPGCQVTIGDLVFDWEPSTPAGIAMTMTGRGTDARLEANHRVGASERLAAKKARRLPGDYEDFEEDE
- the proB gene encoding glutamate 5-kinase, coding for MSLARQAVSAAGRVVVKVGSSSLTTAEGGLDRSRLDALVDAVAARCAAGSQVVLVSSGAIAAGLAPLGVPRRPRDLATQQAAASVGQLTLAHAYANSFGRYSLTVGQVLLTADDVVRRSHYRNAQRTFSRLLALGAVPVVNENDTVATEEIRFGDNDRLAALVAHLVGADALVLLSDVDALYDGDPRLPGAQRVTEVTGAADVDGVRAGSVGASGLGTGGMASKLAAARLAASAGVPVLLAGAADAVRALGAADVGTAFATTGPRLSARRFWLGHAADATGRLTLDDGAVAAVVGRRRSLLAAGITSVEGVFEAGDVVELVDLSGRVVARGVVGFDAGELPALIGRSSHDLPAEQRREVVHADDLVPLPTQ
- a CDS encoding translation initiation factor IF-2 N-terminal domain-containing protein, which translates into the protein MSNTNKPAGAGGGNATSAHPALADLPAKLRVHALAKLLGTSSKDVVAALADLGETVKGAQSSVSRDLALKVAESLLNWDDIVTGEVDEATEEPAVPVREAAALAPLFAPPSAVFLPPTPVAAPAPVVVEEEPEEEHAEDASADDAGDEGEGRRRRRRGRRGRGRGKGVGEDGHGDDESAEEPAEAEAEEPAAEEEGPSDEESDGGTSRRRRRRRRRKVGADDEAAPSEDDPPNTVVHVREVRDARDDKADSEAAQNEVRSVRGSTRLEAKRQRRRDGREAGRRRAPVLSESEFLARREAVERTMVVRERGDRTQIGVLEDGVLVEHFVTSAGTGSLVGNVYLGRVQNVLPSMEAAFIDIGRGRNAVLYAGEVDWDAAGLEGKARKIEQALSTGDSVLVQVTKDPVGHKGARLTTQISLPGRFLVYVPGGGATGISRKLPDNERKRLKDILKRVVPEDAGVIIRTASEGIAEEELARDVTRLQAQWQVIKEKADVPKAQAPQLLYEEPDLLVKVVRDLFTEDFSALIVQGADAWDTIDAYVRHVAPDLQDRLRRHVGNNDVFVEHRIDEQLLKALDRKVWLPSGGYLVIDRTEAMTVIDVNTGKFTGSGGNLEETVTRNNLEAAEEIVRQLRLRDVGGIIVIDFIDMVLESNRDLVLRRLTECLGRDRTRHQVAEVTSLGLVQMTRKRVGTGLLEAFSTTCEHCRGRGLVVSTEPVHSHGPANGQGQQQQQQGGRKSRRGKAVEAPEPVAEVVVEPTEEPEAVAEQPASEEPIAAVVEEAAVEPKRERRQRRRARREAGAVVRHESAGGQPVDAGTTQADAEAQAGRGTDEPGRAARSEGERPAAEPAVTEPAVTKQTKQAVTEQAVTEPVATEAAAVEPAAVEPTATGSAATGSEAVRPGAEPTAVERPEPVAARTDSPATSAAEPGVVAEPGAAQPAAGESAAVESGVTQSGATQPGSVQSGPVQPVAPARQEVAAAEVPPTAPEPSVRPDAGEPAAEPHIAPPTQVGTAEANAADQSLNGHGEPVAATRRRPRRAASRPAGPPLGAVKES
- the rpmA gene encoding 50S ribosomal protein L27 is translated as MAHKKGASSSRNGRDSNPQYLGVKRFGGQVVKAGEILIRQRGTKFHPGVNVGRGKDDTLFALTPGAVEFGVKRGRKTVNIVPVESAA